The Mesorhizobium opportunistum WSM2075 DNA window CGATACGGAAAGGATCATGGCCGAGATGCTGGCGACATTCGGCATCGAGGTCGAATGGCGCACGCAACTGGTCGGCCTCACCCAGCAAGCCGACAAGGTCGAGGCTCGGATCACGCGAGGCGGCGAAGAGGAAAGGCACAGTTTCGACATCGCCTTCGGCGCCGACGGCGCCGACAGCTCGGTCCGCAAGGCCGTGGGCATCGAATTCGAGGGCTACACCCACAGGCGGCAATGGAGCATCACGGATGCGGAGATCGCATCCTGGCCTTACGAGCCGGGAGCGGCGCAGGCTTTCCTCAATCGCAGCGGCGACATCGGCTTCATCATACCGATCGGCGACAACCGCTTTCGCGCGGTCTCGAACACGCCCGATGCGCTGGCGCATGTCCCGGGCAATTATCGCGTATCGCAGGTGCTGCGCACCGATCGTTTCCACATTCCGGCAAAGCAGGCGTCACGCTACCAGACCGCCCGCGTCTTCCTCGGCGGCGATGCCGCGCATGTCCACTCGCCTCTTGGCGCCCGCGGCATGAATCTCGGCATCGAGGATGCCGCCTCCTTTGCCCGGCGTTTCGGCGACGGCACGCTGGCTGGATATACCGATGAACGCCGGCCGGTAGGGCATCGCTGGATCGAGCTCAGCGAACGCATTCTGTCGACAGCGCAGTCGACCAACAGCTTCGTCCAGACGTTCCGCAACCTCGTTATGTGGACAATCGGGACGGTTCCCGTCCTGCAGCGACCGCTGCTCGAGCGCGTCGCGGGTCTGAAGGAGTAGCAGGGCGCGCGGTCAACTGTCGTCTTTTGCGTTCTCCCAGGCAACGAGCAGAACACCGGCAAAGACGCAGACAAAGCCGATGAGGTGGCCTTGAACACCTCCTCGACCTTGGCCGAGGCGCCGCTCTTCGCGACGATCTTTCCGTCGGCGAGGTCGAATTCCTCGTTATGGGAACCCGCCAGCGGACCGCCCTCGTCGGTCGCGGCGGCATAGAGCTTGGTTCGGATAGCGTCGCAGGCCTTGAGCACCGCCGAACACACGCTGGCCGTGGAGATCGACCCGCCCGAAACCGGAGCCGGAGGCAGGCTGCTGTCGCCCATTTCAACGCAGGCGGCGACAGCAATTCGACCATCTCCGGGCCGATGGCCTCTATTGTCATCGAGGCCCAGCGCTCGTAGTAGCGCTTCCAAGTGCCGACGCCCTGCCCGGCCCTTGCCGCTGGGATGAAGCGGGTAAAGATCGTCTGGTCGGCCTTCTCTCGACCAGACTTACAATTCCCGGAAGCACCCTGGTGATCCAGGGCGTCGCCCATTCAGAGGGTTCGGCGAACAGTCTTTGCATATCCACGCAAACATGCGCGCAGTGCTTGCCAAGCGACCCGTAGCTCAATCCTTGAGCCGCCATCACAATGCCCGGCGGATTCGACCCCGCCGCGGTGAAGCCAAGTAGGAAAGCGCATATTTCGACGAGCCGGAGCGGCGCCTGAGATTCAAGATCTGATCCTCTGAACGTTTGGACAAACGCGTTGCCTTGATGCCCGTTCCCTCGGAAACCACATCTCGCGCCGAACGTTCAAACCGGATGAATACCATTGACCAGCCTCATCTCGACATGGAAGAGCGATGGTAGGGGCATCCGGCGTCGAGTTTCCCTTGCCCTTGAGCACGCAGCCAATGGAAGCGCGCACCGCGGAGGCATTGCCGTGGGACGATGGCCCCTGGCAGTACGAACCGAAATGGGATGGCTTCCGCTGCCTAGCCTTCAAAGACGGCAAAACCGTCGACCTCAGGGCAAAATCCGGCAAACCGCTTGGCCGCTATTTTCCTGAACTGATCGCGGCCCTGAGTGCGCTCACGGCAACCGAATTCGTTGCGGACGGCGAAATCGTGATCGAGGGGTATGCCTCTTTCGACGCGCTGCAGATGCGGCTTCATCCGGCGGAGAGTCGTATCCGCAAGCTCAGTCGGGAAACGCCCGCGCAACTGGTGCTCTTTGACATGCTCGCCGCCCCGGGCGGACAATCGCTGATCGAACTGCCCTTGCATGATCGGCGCGATGCAGCTGAAGATTTCGTTGCCAAGGCCCGGTCCAAGGCTTTGCGCCTCTCGCCTGCAACCACCAGCCTTGCGACAGCCGACAGATGGCTGAAGGACGCCGGCAGCGGTTCCGTGGACGGTGTCGTAGCCAAGCGGCTCAATGATCCCTACAGGCCCGGCGAACGCGCGATGGTGAAGGTAAAACGGCTGCGGACGGCCGACTGCGTAGTCGGCGGGTTCCGCTATCTGACCGGCACGAGGCAAGTCGGGTCGCTGCTGCTTGGCCTCTACAACGAAAACGGGCAGCTCGATCATGTCGGCTTCACCTCAACCATCGCCAACGATGAACGCACCGCTCTGACCGAGAGGCTCGAAGAGCTGCGTGGCGGACTAGGTTTTACCGGCAAGGCGCCGGGCGGGCCGAGCCGCTGGAGCACGGAGCGCAGCGGGAAATGGGAACCGGTGCGGCCGGAACTGGTCGTCGAGGTCCGCTTCGACCATGTTACCAGTAAGCGTTTCCGGCATGGCACCAGGCTGCTGCGCTGGCGGCCGGACAAAGCACCGCACCAATGCACTTTCGAGCAGATCGCGTAGCAGTGACTTTCCGGAACAATCCGCCGCCGGTGCGATTTCTGAAAGAAGCAGTCATTGGATATTGGAGAACGACATGGACCCCCGCAACAAGCAGCGATCCCAAAAACAGGAAGAAACTGAAGCGCCGACCATCGAACAGCAGGATTGGGATTCCTTCGAAGGCAACAAGGTGCTTCCCGACAGCGTCGTCACCGAGAACGGCCCGGATCTGCGCGAGGCCGAACAGGCCCTGCCCGAGGAGGATGATGACAACCCCGATCAGGAAAGCGACGAGGCCCTGCCCGACGACGAGGAGGAACGTGTGCTGTCGCGCAACCCGTCCAAGGAAGGCAGCCGCTTCGACGAGGTGTAGCTGACGGTCGGCCCGGCCGTGCCGATCCAAGCGCCTTCGCGCGGGTTGGCAGGTCATTGCGCGCGACCTGAATGCGGCTGACAGATTCGCCGGCACCGGAACATGTTGGACCCGGACGAGTTGAAGATCAAAGTCATAACAAGCCGAGCTCCACCATGAACCCGTCCACCACCGACCATGTTGAAATCCGCAAGTACAACCATCCAACCGGCGGATGGGGATCCCTCAAGTCGCTGATCCGCAAGGCGCGCGGCGAAGGTCTGCTGATGTCCGGCATCTGGAGCACGCTGCTCAAGCAGAACAAAGCCGATGGCTATATGTGCGTCTCTTGTTCGTGGGCGAAGCCCGCCGAGCCGCGGCCGTTCGAATTTTGCGAGAACGGCGCCAAGGCCACGATATGGGACCAGACGAAACGGCGCTGCGGCCCGGAGTTCTTCGCCGCGCATTCCGTCAACGAACTGCTCGACTGGCCTGATCACGATCTCGAAAAACAGGGTCGGCTGCTTGAGCCGATGCGTTACAACGAGGTCACCGACAAATATGAGCCAATAGCGTGGGAGACCGCGTTCCGCGACATCGGCGCGGAACTCAACAGGCTCGATCCTAAATCCGTCGTCTTCTACACCTCGGGCCGGGCCTCGCTCGAAGCCTCGTTCATGTATCAGCTGTTCGCGCGCATCTATGGCTCGGGCAATCTGCCGGACTCGTCCAACATGTGCCACGAGTCGACCTCGGTCGGCCTGCCCGAGTCGATCGGCTCGCCGGTCGGCACGGTCCAGCTGGAGGATTTCAGCCATTGCGACCTGATGTTCTTCTTCGGCCACAACACCGGCGTCACCGCGCCGCGACTGCTCCATCCGATCGAGGAAGCACGCCAGCGCGGCATACCTGTCATCACCTTCAACCCGCTACCGGAACGCGGCCTGAAGCGTTTTAAGAATCCACAGAACCCCGTCGAGATGCTTTCGCCTGGTGCGGGCACCAGGATGTCGAGCGACTTCTATCAGATTCGCGGTGGCGGCGACATTGCGGCCATAACCGGCATTGCGAAAGCAGTGCTGGCTCTTGATGACGCCGCGAAACAGACCGGCGCCCCGCGCGTCCTCGACGTCGCCTTCATCGAAGAACACACGCATGGCTTCGAGGAGTTCGAGGCCTATCTACGCCGCACGCCATGGCAAAGGATCGAAGCCCGATCCGGCATTGCGCGCGCCGATCTCGAACATGTCGCCGACGTCTATAGTAAAGCCTCGGCGGTCATCGGCAATTACGGCATGGGCCTGACGCAGCACCGGCACGGGACCGAGAACGTCCATATGCTCTGCAACCTGCTCCTGATGCGCGGCAACGTCGGCAAGAAAGGAGCCGGCGTCTCCCCGCTTCGCGGTCACTCCAACGTTCAGGGCCAGCGAACCGTCGGCATCTCGGAGAAGCCTGAATTGGTCCCGCTCGACAAGTTCGCCGAATTCTACAAGTTCGAGCCGCCGCGCGAGAAAGGACGCGACACTGTGGAAACATGCGAAGGCGTGATCGACGGGTCGGTGAAGGCCTTTATCGGACTGGGCGGAAATTTCGTGCGGGCCGTTCCCGAAACAGGGCTGGTCGAAGATGCGTGGCGGCACTTGAGATTGCATGTCCAGATCGCAACAAAGCTCAACCGCAGCCACCTGATACCGGGAGCCGTCACCTATTTGCTGCCTTGTCTCTCGCGGATCGAGAAGGACGTGCAGAAGAGCGGCGAGCAGCACGTCTCCATGGAGGATTCCACGGCCTGCATCCACGGCTCCTTCGGCTCCCGGCCGCCGGTCGGACCCAACCTGCTCTCCGAGCCGCGCATCGTCGCCGAGCTCGCGAAGGCGACGGTGGCGGCAAAGAGCTCGATACCATGGGATGAATGGGTGGCTGACTATTCGCGCGTGAGGGACGAGATCGAACGTTGCTACCCCGATCACTTCAAGGACTTCAACAAACGCTTCCTGGCGCCCGGCGGATTTCACCGAGACATAAAGGCCTCGAAGCGAGTGTGGCAGACACCGAACAAGAAGGCCAACTTCAAGCCGCCGACGATGCTGGAGACGGATCCGGATATCGACGTGTCGCGAGCGGACGTACTGACGCTGATCACCGTCCGTTCCAACGATCAGTTCAACACGACGATTTACGGCTATCGCGACCGGCTGCGCGGCATCGACGGAACACGCATGGTGCTAATGATGAACGAAGACGATATCCGGCGGATGGGCCTTAGCGACGGACAGGAGATCGATCTGGAATCCGCCGCGGGCGACAGTGTCGAGCGCCGTGTGCGCGGACTGCGGGTCATTCCCTATCCAATTCCGCGCGGTGACTGCGCCGGCTATTACCCTGAGCTTAATCCGCTCATTCCGCTATGGCACCGGGCCGAAAAGGCACATGTGCCGGCGGCAAAGTCGGTGCCGGTGCGCGTGGTGATGCCTGGATGACGCTGAAGCACTACACCTCCGGCCCGACCTGCGAGTTTGGTTTCTCTGGCAGAACCCATCTCCGCCGAGAGCGGTCTTTGCCAATCGAGCTGGGAAATTTCACGGAAACACGGGCCTAGTGGCAGGCCAGAACCTCAGAACTGCGTCGGGTCATCAGTGGCCCAGGTCAGGTGTTGGAATCAACACGATGCGATGCCGGCGGGACTTTCCATTCGCGCCACGTCACAGTTGCTTCGCAAGTTCCTTGGCCAGCCGTTTACGCTCCCGCGCCGAGACTATTTGGCGTGTTTCGACCGTCGCAGAACGCAAGCATGCCTTGCCGCGGGCGTGGACTATCTCAAACCGGCGTGAGGCTCCAATCAGAATATCTTCCGAACCGTACATTCCAATGATCGTAATTTCGAACTGGTGAATGCCGCGGCTTAAACTCGATTCTCCGAGGATCTTCTCGCCCGTCTTTTCATGCAGAGCGTATTCCAGAATGCCTTCGAAGCTTCCCATGTCGACGAGTTTTCCAGGACCAACCGGGCCTTGGCGCGTCATGTGCGTCCAGCCAGACGGCGTCTTGGAATTCCTGAGATCTTCGGCATCGGAGATGAATATACGATGATGGCCGGACGGCGTTTCCAGATCGGCGATGACGCTTTGAATGAAAACTGCTCCTTCGCTCATGTTGGTGACGAAGCACCGCGCCGACAGCTCCCGTCCTTCGCCCCAATTGATCAAGAGCTTCGGCGTTCTTCGACGCTGGTGGCTTCGCCAGAAGATGTGCAGATAAACGGACCAAATCGCCAGCATGCCTATACTGGCAAAAGCCGAGATCAAGGTCGCCTTATTCGCCAACCATTGGTACATCCGTTGCCTCGTGCATTCTGATGTCGAATAGAACGTCGCCAGATTTGTTCCATGCAGCGGCTCGGCCGCTCCGCTGCCGACTTGCTGAATTGGTGCGGCGCAAGGTCGGCAGATGCCCAGGGTTACAGCTGGCGGCAACGAGGAGGCGATAGGCGGCCGCCAAAGCGACGCACGTTTGGCCCGTGCTCGGATGACAAAGAAATATAGGCCTATCATCCCCTTGCATGGCAGGCCTCCGTAGTCAGCCTAGATGAGAACCAAGACGATTTTATAGGTATTGGGATCGACGATGACGATCCGGCCGTCGGCGAGCACGAAATATTCGTAGCCTTCATAGGCCGGGACGATCTTGACGATCTTTGACGGCAGACGGTGCAGGTGGATTTTTTGCCGAGGAACCTCCACACCGACTGAGATGTCGAAATCGACGTTGGAAACCGGCTCAACCTTGGTTTCCTTGATCACATTGGTGATTTGGGTTTTCTGTTCAACAGTGACGTTGTTGATCGAAGCGGTCTTGCCTTGATCCTGCTCGTTGGAGCCCGGGCCTGGTTGGTTGTCGTGCCAATCTTGCCCTGAGCCTGCTCATTGGTTTGTGTCTGGCTATTGCCCTGGGCCTGATTGGTTGTCGTGCCGGTCTTGCCCTGAGCCTGCTCATTGGTCTGCGTCTGTGCCTTGCCCTGAGCGTCCCTTCGCCAGCTAGAACCTCAGCTAAAAGGAATTGTTCCGAGCGAGATTAGGTCGGAAACATGGTCTTGAACGAGACATCGCCGTGGCCGGCGATGGGTCCGTCGCTGATCAATGCCAAGATGTTCGGCGGGATCGGCGAGAGCCAATCGAACAATGCTCCTGTTCACGCAGCGCCGTCCCTTTGAAAACGATTTGCGGCGCGTGGCGCTTTGGGGGTGAAAGCACGCCATCCTCAAGCCCAAACGGCTGCGATTGGAACAAAGCCGTGAGACGGTTGTTCGGCTTCAATCCATCGAGCAAAGGAGCTTGAAGCCATGAACATCCGGATACTTCTTGGGGTGCTAGGCATCGCCGCGGCGCCGCTCGCCTTTCCGGCGGTTGCCGCCGACAACGCGCAGACCTTTGTCAACAAGGCAGCCATCGGCGGGATGTTCGAGGTGGATTCAAGCAGGATCGCGCAGGACAGAGCCAAGGACCAGCAGGTCAAGAATTTTGCCGAGAAGATGATTGCCGACCACGGCGCGGCGAATGAGAAGCTTAAAAAGATCGCCGGCGAGCAGAAGCTGGAGGTGCCCGCTCAACCCGACGCCCCGCATAAGAGCGATCTGGAAAAGCTGCAGAACACCACGAAGGGATTTGACCAGCCTTACGTCGAGATGCAGCGCGGCGCGCACGCCGATGCGGTGGACCTCTTCCAATCATACGCAAAGGACGGCGACAATCCCAGTTTGAAGGCATTCGCAGCGGAGACTTTGCCGACACTGAAGATGCATCAGGATATGATCGAGAAAATCGCAGCGGCCAACGCAGGCATGCCGGCGATCAAGTCGGCTTCCACGCCTAAACCGCCTGCCCCCGTTCCTGGCGCCAACAGCTTCACTGAAACCCAGGCAAAAAACCACATTGAGGACGCCGGCTACACGGATGTCTCTTCACTCGCCAAGGACAGCCAGGGCATCTGGCGCGGCCAGGCGAAGAAAGACGGAAAGAGCACCTCCGTCGCACTCGACTATCAAGGCAATGTCTTTGCCGACGAACAGTGATCACCAATAGGAGTCATCAAGATGCAAACCATTGCCGCGTTATTCGACGATTACGACGATGCCGCCGATGCCGTGGGCGAGTTGGAGGCCATGGGCGTGCCACCATCCGACCTCAGCGTCATCGCCAACAATGCTGATGGCCGGCATCCCTCTCCTGCTGCCGAGGACGCAGCCAGCGGCGCCGGGATAGGTGCTGTGGTGGGTGGCGCGGGAGGCTTGGCGACTGGTCTCGGCGCCATGGCGATACCCGGTGTCGGCCCGGTCGTGGCGGCTGGTTGGCTGGCGGCGACCGCCGCGGGCGCGGCCGCCGGCGCAGTGGTGGGCGGGGCCGCCGGCGGCATCATCGGCGCCTTGACGGACGGCGGCGTGTCGGAGAACGACGCCAATGTCTATGCGGAAGGGGTTCGCCGCGGCGGCACGCTGGTCACCGCTCGCGTCGATGACGATCTTGCTCCGCAAGTCGAAGGGATCCTTCGCGATTCCAGATCAGTGAACGTCGCCGAGCGGCGGAACGAATACGAAGCAGGCGGCTGGACCGGCTTCGATCCCGCGGTTTCCCGAGCCGAGGACGTCGATCGCGGTACCGTGCGCCGCGATCGATGACTATCGCATCGCCTCAATCGCGAAAGATCGACCGCCAGCGCAGCGAATGAGGAAGCCGGCGTGAGACGAGTGCTGTTGCCGCTGATACTGACTGTGGTTGTTCTGTTGGCTTGCTACTGGGTGTCCGTCTACGTCGAAAAAGGCTGGCCGACGGCGCCGGTGAAGCGGACGCCGGAGCAGAACTAGGGCGGAAACGCGCCCCAGGACACATCTCCGGCGGCCGGCATAAAAAAGATCCGCAAGACAGCAACAAGATGCCGGGCAATCAGTGATCGAGGCCTCTCGGGGGCGCCCTGGTTCACCTAAAGCGCGTCGCGTCGGAACGGATTCATGCGACGCGGTCGTTTGCTTGATGCATGTCGTTGTCGCAAAACCGAGGTCACTTTTGCGCGACATGCATTAGTCGCGATCGACGAATTTGTTGAAGCGGCTGGTGGCGCCATCGGCCGTCATGTCCTGATGCAGGAACGCCAAATTATTGGTGTCCATTATCCTGAAGAACTCTTCCCATTCGATGGGCTGCAGTTCCTCGTCAGCTTCGCCGAAATCCACGCGCAAGATGGCGCCCTTAGCAACGGCCGGCCGCCCTTCCCGCGCCTCGATCCATGCCCGGATAACCTCATGGTTTGTGGTTTTCAGTGCGTCGCTCACATCGGTCTCCTTGATTGCCGACTCGCTCACCATGCCTTGAGAGAGTAACCAGGCCTGGGCTTTCTTGTTCCTGAGCTTGCGTTCCCTCGATCAAACGAGAATCCCGAGAAACAGTACCGGAGGGCCATCCTCCGGACCGCCGCTCAGATAGGCGATCCGCAGAAGCGATGTATCGCAAAAGTTCCACTCCGATCTCTACTTCCGCCCAACCTTGATGAAGGCGGCTTTGTTCCCCAGTTCGGACTCTTTGCCATTTGAAGGAACCAACCGCGGCGCTGCCGGTTCGGAAGGCATTCAGTGGAGCCTCATCATGCCAAATGCAGCGGAAATTCTCATCGATACTTTGATTGCCTGGAACGTTGAGGTCGTGTTCGGTCTGCCCGGCGACGGCATCAACGGCATCATGGAGGCTTTGCGGAAAAACCAGGACAAAATTTCCTTTATCCAGGTGCGTCATGAGGAGTCCGCCGCATTCATGGCCTGCGCCTATGCCAAATGGACGGGAAGGCTCGGCGTGTGCCTCGCGACATCAGGACCTGGCGGCGCCCACCTTCTGACGGGGCTCTACGACGCCAAGCTCGATCAGGCTCCGGTGCTCGCGATTACCGGAATGCAGTTCCACGATCTGATCGAGACGTTCACCCAGCAGGATGTCGATTTGACCCGCGTGTTCAACGACGTCGCGGTCTACAACGTGCAGGTCTCGGACGCGGCGCATATGGAGAACGTGGCAAGCCTTGCCTGCCGCACCGCGCTGGCCCGCAAGGGCGTCGCCCATCTTTCGATAGCCAGCGATATCCAGGAGCAGCCTTCCGACGCGGCCGAGCGCTCCAAGCGCAACCGTCCCGCGCATACGCCGCAGGACATGTTCGTCCCTCACTGCGTTGCCGAGGATGAGGAGTTGGACAAGGCGGCCGCCATCCTGAACGGCGCCAAGCGCGTGGCGATCCTGGCGGGGCGCGGCGCGATCGGTGCCTCGGCCGAGCTCGAGCAAACCGCGGAGTTGCTTGAAGCTCCAATTATCAAGGCGCTGCTCGGCAAGGCGGTGCTTCCGGACGACCATCCCTACACCACCGGTGGCATTGGCATCCTGGGGACCCTGCCGTCGCAGGAAGCGATGGAAACTTGCGACGCCGTCCTGATCGTCGGCTCGACCTTCCCCTACATCGAATACTACCCAAAGCCGGGGCAGGCGCGCGGCGTTCAGATAGATTGCGACGCGCAGCGCATCGGCTTGCGCTTCCCCGTCGAGGCGGGTCTCGTCGGCGAGGCGGCGGAGACGCTTCGGGCGCTCAATCGTCGCCTCAAAAGGAAGGCCGACCACGCATTCCTCGCCGCGGCGCAGACCTCGATGCGGGAATGGCGAGAGATGATGCGCCAATCGGAAGACGGCCATGCCCATCCACTCAAACCGCAACTCGTTGCCCGGGCGTTTGGCGAACGCCTGGCCGATAATGCCATATTGGCCACCGACTCCGGTCAAAACACCGAAATGGCGGCGCGCCATGTCGACCTCCGCCGGGGCCAGGCCTTCGGCGTTTCAGGCGCGCTGGCTTCGATGGCCTGCGGACTGAGCTACGCGATCGCCGCCGGCATTGCGTTTCCCGGCCGGCCGATCGCGGCGATTGTCGGTGATGGCGGGTTTGCCATGCAACTCGGCGAGTTCTCGACGGCCGTGCGTTATGGCATTCCGCTGAAGCTGCTGGTCGTCAAGAACAACATGCTGAACCAGATCGCCTGGGAGCAGATGATGTTCCTCGGCAATCCGCAATTCGGCTGCGAACTGCAGCCGATCGATTTTGCCAAGGCCGCCGAGGCTATGGGCGGCAAAGGCTTCAGCATCGAGCGGGCCGACGAGGTGGAGCGTGTTCTCGACGAAGCCTTTGCCGCCGATGGGGCGGTCGTCATCGAGGCGCTTGTCGATGCCTATGAGCCGATGATGCCGCCGAAGATGCCATCAGATTATGCCAAGAATTTCCGCAACGCGCTGCCCCAGACTCCGGGGCACGAGCGGATCGCGCAGAACGTCGCGCGCGAGCCGGCCAAGACCATGATGGACGCCGAGGGATGACGCGGCCGCAGGCCCGCTGTTCCGCCGTCCGGGGCCGGCGGGATCAATCCACGGCAGAAGGTGCGGACGAGCAAGTAATGCTCAGGTAGTTGCTCTGGCCGCCGTCTTCGTAGCCGTTCAGGTGCATCTGCGGCAGACCTCCTTCATAACTGCAACACTCATGGCGGCAGCGCGCCGGATGATGGAGCTACGTTTCGCAGGGCCTGCGTTCAGCGTCCCGATCCTTCACGCAGGCGTCCGATTCGCGATCACTCTTTGGGCGCCTTCGCGTCCCTGGAGCGCTCAATCGGGTTGCCGGCTCCGGAGTTTTCCTCCGTGTCAGGGCAGAGTGTCGCTCGCCCCGGGGGATTCTGACCCTCGGATTGGTGCGTCTTGTCTTCCACCTCACCTTGTTTTCGGGTGAGCCCAAATCGACCGTGAGGCTTCTCGTTGTTCGCTGCGGCTTGTGAGAACTGGTCCGAGGGATCCGGGCCGGTGTTGGCCGGATATTTCCTGGCGCCGGTCTCGCGGCGGTTCTTTTCTTCGCTCATGGCTTATC harbors:
- a CDS encoding DUF4142 domain-containing protein, translated to MNIRILLGVLGIAAAPLAFPAVAADNAQTFVNKAAIGGMFEVDSSRIAQDRAKDQQVKNFAEKMIADHGAANEKLKKIAGEQKLEVPAQPDAPHKSDLEKLQNTTKGFDQPYVEMQRGAHADAVDLFQSYAKDGDNPSLKAFAAETLPTLKMHQDMIEKIAAANAGMPAIKSASTPKPPAPVPGANSFTETQAKNHIEDAGYTDVSSLAKDSQGIWRGQAKKDGKSTSVALDYQGNVFADEQ
- a CDS encoding FdhF/YdeP family oxidoreductase; the protein is MNPSTTDHVEIRKYNHPTGGWGSLKSLIRKARGEGLLMSGIWSTLLKQNKADGYMCVSCSWAKPAEPRPFEFCENGAKATIWDQTKRRCGPEFFAAHSVNELLDWPDHDLEKQGRLLEPMRYNEVTDKYEPIAWETAFRDIGAELNRLDPKSVVFYTSGRASLEASFMYQLFARIYGSGNLPDSSNMCHESTSVGLPESIGSPVGTVQLEDFSHCDLMFFFGHNTGVTAPRLLHPIEEARQRGIPVITFNPLPERGLKRFKNPQNPVEMLSPGAGTRMSSDFYQIRGGGDIAAITGIAKAVLALDDAAKQTGAPRVLDVAFIEEHTHGFEEFEAYLRRTPWQRIEARSGIARADLEHVADVYSKASAVIGNYGMGLTQHRHGTENVHMLCNLLLMRGNVGKKGAGVSPLRGHSNVQGQRTVGISEKPELVPLDKFAEFYKFEPPREKGRDTVETCEGVIDGSVKAFIGLGGNFVRAVPETGLVEDAWRHLRLHVQIATKLNRSHLIPGAVTYLLPCLSRIEKDVQKSGEQHVSMEDSTACIHGSFGSRPPVGPNLLSEPRIVAELAKATVAAKSSIPWDEWVADYSRVRDEIERCYPDHFKDFNKRFLAPGGFHRDIKASKRVWQTPNKKANFKPPTMLETDPDIDVSRADVLTLITVRSNDQFNTTIYGYRDRLRGIDGTRMVLMMNEDDIRRMGLSDGQEIDLESAAGDSVERRVRGLRVIPYPIPRGDCAGYYPELNPLIPLWHRAEKAHVPAAKSVPVRVVMPG
- a CDS encoding thiamine pyrophosphate-dependent enzyme translates to MPNAAEILIDTLIAWNVEVVFGLPGDGINGIMEALRKNQDKISFIQVRHEESAAFMACAYAKWTGRLGVCLATSGPGGAHLLTGLYDAKLDQAPVLAITGMQFHDLIETFTQQDVDLTRVFNDVAVYNVQVSDAAHMENVASLACRTALARKGVAHLSIASDIQEQPSDAAERSKRNRPAHTPQDMFVPHCVAEDEELDKAAAILNGAKRVAILAGRGAIGASAELEQTAELLEAPIIKALLGKAVLPDDHPYTTGGIGILGTLPSQEAMETCDAVLIVGSTFPYIEYYPKPGQARGVQIDCDAQRIGLRFPVEAGLVGEAAETLRALNRRLKRKADHAFLAAAQTSMREWREMMRQSEDGHAHPLKPQLVARAFGERLADNAILATDSGQNTEMAARHVDLRRGQAFGVSGALASMACGLSYAIAAGIAFPGRPIAAIVGDGGFAMQLGEFSTAVRYGIPLKLLVVKNNMLNQIAWEQMMFLGNPQFGCELQPIDFAKAAEAMGGKGFSIERADEVERVLDEAFAADGAVVIEALVDAYEPMMPPKMPSDYAKNFRNALPQTPGHERIAQNVAREPAKTMMDAEG
- a CDS encoding ATP-dependent DNA ligase — its product is MVGASGVEFPLPLSTQPMEARTAEALPWDDGPWQYEPKWDGFRCLAFKDGKTVDLRAKSGKPLGRYFPELIAALSALTATEFVADGEIVIEGYASFDALQMRLHPAESRIRKLSRETPAQLVLFDMLAAPGGQSLIELPLHDRRDAAEDFVAKARSKALRLSPATTSLATADRWLKDAGSGSVDGVVAKRLNDPYRPGERAMVKVKRLRTADCVVGGFRYLTGTRQVGSLLLGLYNENGQLDHVGFTSTIANDERTALTERLEELRGGLGFTGKAPGGPSRWSTERSGKWEPVRPELVVEVRFDHVTSKRFRHGTRLLRWRPDKAPHQCTFEQIA
- a CDS encoding FAD-dependent oxidoreductase — translated: MLRETASILIVGAGPTGLTAALELARRGVHPRIIDKKDGPTPLSKAVGISAHSLDVLEASGVSGKLLAKGLKVRHAHFHTETRELVTIDFSLLPHRYNFLLSLPQRDTERIMAEMLATFGIEVEWRTQLVGLTQQADKVEARITRGGEEERHSFDIAFGADGADSSVRKAVGIEFEGYTHRRQWSITDAEIASWPYEPGAAQAFLNRSGDIGFIIPIGDNRFRAVSNTPDALAHVPGNYRVSQVLRTDRFHIPAKQASRYQTARVFLGGDAAHVHSPLGARGMNLGIEDAASFARRFGDGTLAGYTDERRPVGHRWIELSERILSTAQSTNSFVQTFRNLVMWTIGTVPVLQRPLLERVAGLKE
- a CDS encoding DUF1236 domain-containing protein: MIKETKVEPVSNVDFDISVGVEVPRQKIHLHRLPSKIVKIVPAYEGYEYFVLADGRIVIVDPNTYKIVLVLI